The genomic stretch CCACACTCACTGTACTCCCAGTAGCTGGACGGTATACACAGCGTTGCATGCAGCCGCATCGGGGCGGGAGGGAGCAACGTTTGCTGTCTGGCAACGGCATCCTATGAAGCACGGCAGCATCCTACGGGTCGTGCCTATGAAGGCGCCGTGTTTGATAGAATGGTCGTGGGCCATGGCAGCACACGGCGCGTCTGCTGGCTCCCCCGCCTGTAACCCTGCGGTCTGGCTTTCTCATGGCGCTGCACAAGCGAGCAGTGAGCTGCAGCAGCGCTGGACGCCCTCTGGCCTGTCTGTGGCCTGTCTCTGGCTGTCTGCACCTGTCCTGGCCTGCCATGCTGTAATAGGGCGGCTTGGATATCCACGTCCTGTCCTGAGCCTTCACCTTCCGGGCGTCCCCTCTGACACACGCGCTCACGACACGCAACCCCAGGGCAGCGTTCCTCGCAACACTGCCGCCGTCGCCACCActgctactactactactaccaCAACCACAACTACAATCACAATCACTACCACTACCACTCCACCCCCTTCCCCTCCCGCGTGTGCCTGAAGCAGCGCTGGGCCGCCTCGGCGCCCCGTCTCGTCTCGCCCTCGAGCGGTTCCTTTTTGCGACCGATCTAGTTTCGCGCCTCTTCTGATTGCGCCCTGGCCTCTTCGTTCGCACGGCCCGTCTTAATAGCGCCACATTTCGCCGACCGAGCAAGCAAACGTCGCCAGCATTGACGGTCCGCGACTCAGCGACTCGCCCTTTACCTGCTTCGGCTGGTTGGCTCCGGCTCCATGGTAAGAAGCTCTTGCCCAAGACTAGGTCCTTTCGTCGCGCACGCGGCATAGGAAAGCTCCCGTCCTGCATCCCACTCTGGTCTCCGAGCACTTGCCCTGCGACGCTCTCCAAACTCTTCCCCTCTCCAAGCCGATGACGCGGGTTGGGCTGTCATCTGCAAATCACACCTCGGCCAACCACCCGCTGACTTTACGGTGAATTGGTCCCCTCCTGGCCCTGCAACTGACCCCCCCTTCCCCCCCGCGACCTTCCTGGCTTTTGCCGTTTGCTGGTCCTGGAACTATTCGTTGTGCCCAGTAGTGCTCTGTCATACATAGCCGCATGGCCATAGCGGATTTCGTGTGGCATTTGTAAGGATGGCTGATCCTGACGCGCCCGCCCAGTCTAAGAGAGCTCGTTTGGGCTCTGGCAATCTTGATCATCCTCCGTATAACGGCCACGCCTTTCCACCCCCTCCTCCACCGCCTTATACCCAACCCACTCGACCTCCGTCCCATCCCACCTTGGTCCAGGCGTCTCCGCCCTACAGTACCCACGGCTTACCCGCCCCCTCCAACCAGTATACTTCCCACGCTTCAGCCTACCCTGGGCCTCTACCCTCACCCTCGCTGCCACCTTCTGATATTCGTGCCCTTGCGGACCCTCGGAACATACCCTCACCTCGTCAGCACCCCAATGGCGTCACGGGAGCATCTCCTGTGACGATCCCCCAGGACCGCATCTCTACTTACCGTCCTCCACCCACACCGCAATCAGCATCGGCCCCAGAGCCCCAAAGTTCCCGGTCCACCAGTCTCAGCATCAGCGTCGACGTAAAGTCCCAGACTCAACCTCCCATGGAGCATGGCGGACACCACCCCCCGTGGCCCATGAACCCTGAGCATCGTCCCAATGGCAGTATACCGAATGGCTACAACCATGCCATCAGTCCCTCCCACGCCAATGGACAGCCGTACCATGCCCAGGCCCCGCCACCAGTCCAGCAGTACGGCCAGCCAGTGACTCCATATGCCCAAACTCCCTACATGACAGACTATGGAGCCGCCCAGCAGATACGGAGAAAACAGGTTCGCGCCACCCAGGCTTGCAACCATTGCCGCTCGCGAAAGCAGAAATGTGACGAAGCCCGGCCGTGCCAGTTCTGCAGAGAGAACAACTTCGACTGCCAGTACAAGGATGTACCGCCACCCAAGTGCGTCGCTCCCATCCCACATTTGGTCCATCGCTGACGCCCCCTTAGGCAAGATAGAAGCATGATGCAGCTCCAAGACAGCGTCAACAACATATCTGAGGTTCTATCACAATTCGTGGACCAATTCAACAACTGGAAACAGGGCGTTGAGAGCAGACTGCCGCCAACGCGGAACCATGAGATGATTTCGAATCACGCTTCGCCCGAAGCTGCCTTCTCCGCTCAAAGGGACCAAAACACATCAAGATGGCCCACCATGCCAGGAAGAGGCCAGATGGGTCGAGCCAACAGCCAGCTCAAGATGGAATCTCCAGTTGTTCCCCACTCCAATGTCATGTCACCTATGAGCGCCATCAAACAGGAGTCACAGTATCCGCCTCCCCAAACGCCTGCAACGCCTGCAGACAGTGTGAGGACCGAGCCCAGCCATCCCGAACCCGCCACTAAAGATCCCAAGGAAAAGGACGGTCTTCAAGGCGATCACACTACTCCAGCGCACAAGCTGCTCGAGGAGTGGGCACAGATGAATATCTTCTACAACGGCATTCCCTATCTGAAGCGCCTGTTAGATAACGGCCAAAAAGTCTCGGATTACCCAATGCAGCTAGAGCAAGATCGCGGACTACTACGCGTCTGGGGCGTTGGAGAAGGCCAAGATCTGAACGACGGAGCGCAAGGTCCCGGTAGCCCCGAGAGCAGCAATGATTCGGAAGCAACTTCCCCAGCGCCAGGCAAGGACGGCCTATGGGGATACCCGAACCTGGACCACTGCAGCCCATCAGAGCCGAGTAGCACTCCTCGTGAACACCCTCCACAGTTTCACCAGAGCGGACTTGGTCCGGACGGTCGGCCCGACTTTCGCCGCCATGTCATGTTTGACTTGCTCAAGTCGTACATGGAGAGCATGCACATTTTTCATCCCTTTATGAACGAGGGCAAGCTGAAACGCATGTTCAGGGAGTTTAGCGACCAGTACAGCCCAGAAGCGCGCACTGCCAACGTGCGATCGCCTGCTACTAATGGTGTGCATCAGCTCAACCCAGGCATCAAGCGCAAGCGTTCGGCCAGCGGTCTGGATGGCTTGCCATCGCCTAGAGTCGATATCGAAAGGTCACTGCGTAACGCCATTGTTCTCTTGGTCATGGCTCTTGGCAAGGTAGCCTCCTACACAGACCCACTGCCTGCTCCGCAAAACGACCGGAGTCCCTATGTTCACAGCGAATGGGGCTACATACGGAATTCACCGAACCCCAATGGAAGTTTCGCTAGTGAAGGAGCTGAAGACAGCCGTCCGAGGAATATCGACATACTACCAGGTATGGCGTACTATGCCTATGCGACTGATATACTTGGCAATCAACAAGGAGGAAATACGACTGCCCATGCGCAAGCCATGCTACTCGCTGGCCTGTATCTGAGTCAGTACGCAAGAGTCCTGGAGAGTTGGAGTTGGATCAACAACGCCTGCAGGATCGCTCTGGTGCTCATCAAGGCCGACTACACCAAGCTTCTCCGTACGAACAGTGACCGAAGACATACCTGGAGTCGTAAGGAGCGGTATAGACTGAATCTCGTCATGTGTGTCTATTGGACAGCTTTGCAGCTGGAATCGTGAGTTTGCTGATTATAACCAACTACCTTGACCTATTGCTAACATCTGTTTGCAGTGACATCCTGGCAGAAATGAGCACGCTACCACCGTCCGGCATTTCCGCACACCAGAGTGCCATTATGTATCCCGAAGGCGTAAACGAAACCTGGCCACAGGATCCGGACAACTTCATGCAACAAGAAGACGCAGGCGCTGGTCCGAGAAATGATTTGATGATGAAGCTTTACTCTACGCAAACATTCCTTCGTGTTATTCTCAACGTAGCGCACAACGCCTTGTACGGACCCAGCGGTCGCATGAGCTTCGACCCCACTAGCGTTAAGGAAGTCGCATACCACGCAGAAACCCACGTGGGCGTTTTGGAGAACTGGAGGAGACTTCTTTCACCAGAGCTCGCCTGGGATGATCACGAGCCTCCTTCGACAGATCTCAACATTGCGCGTGTGCGCGCAAAGTACTATGGTGGTCTCTACATGATGTTGCGGCCGTACCTGAAGCTTGCGAGCCATGTGTTAGAGTTCCCACCCCCACCTCCGGGTACTACCGGTGCCTCGCAGCACAACTCGCCGTCTGCCTACGCACACTCTGCCACCAACAGAAATGTCCAAATGGTCGAACTCAACGAAGACCAGAAGAAGATCATCGGCGTCGCCTGTAAATGCATCCATAGCGCTATCCAGAGTACCATTGCTTTTGATCGCGTCGGCGAGGAGCCCGGCAGTACATACAACTACTTTACGCCCACGCGCAAGAAGCGACTCGTTGTCACAAACATCTTCGGCACACTTCATGCGTAAGTTACAATACTCGTTGCATACACGCCTTTTTGCTAACATGCCAATTTAGACAATTTGGGAACATGCTTGTCCTAGCATCCGTCTACAAATCCAAACTCTACCCTCTCTTGCCTGCCGACACATGGCTCACAAAAGCCACCCTCTCGGCCCTGTTCAAGCGCACCATATCCGTCATCAGCGATGTAGCGCCCAACTCGCCGATTCTCCGCATGGATCTTGAGATTCTCCGCAACGTCCAGCAGCAACAGGGTCTCGAATGATGTCACGACTGAAAAGCAAAAAAAGGATGTGGCCATGATGGGGAAAGGAGGGGGACCCCTAGTCCTGGGTCCCACAGAGATCAAGGTGCATATGCTTGGGGCTCCACACATACACACCATCGATCTCCATTGCCATCTTGATTCCCGCCCTTGGGTCGATCCGGATCGTTCTGCGATTTCGATCGTGCATTGATGACTTGCATATGTTATCCCGGCGCAACGCATTGTTATCGCTTTTATTTTAACATTTTTACTTCTTCCTTTCCTATTCCATTTTCTTGTATCTCCCCTTTTTGCTTTTCATGCACGCGCGCTGCTGCTTGGCAACAAAGCGAGATCATCAAGTCCTCTATTCCCCACAATCTGAACCTCCCATTTTACCGTACCTGTCGCGTTGCCAGCTTTGCCAAATATCTATATTACTTCCATTGCAAGATGGGAACAATGTTTCTCTGTAGCCTGCTTATTGTCTGGTCTCTTTAGGGGACTCTTGCTCAGTGGAGGATATAAGGGGAGGAAGGATTTATACCTCCCGTTCGCACGTATACATGCAACAAATATCATTGGGCGGCTAGCGCTGTTATTATATTTTCTTCATCATCTTACAGCACATGTGGTTTCAATTCGTTGCTTAGCCTGGGTCGGAAACCTGCAAAGTTGAATAGCCATCTCTCCTCATCCTTGTTGTTCTTTTCATTCGTTTTGGCACTTGTTTTGCAAGAACAGGGCATTGTCATAGGCATAATGGTGCGTTGACGGCTACATGATGATGCCTACTGCTCTTTGGGAACAACATGCGTTCTCACCGATCAAACTAATAAGGCGCGTGTATGTGGGTTTGGGGGCTGGGCTGGCTGATTGGCTGCAAGCCTGGTTTATTCGACCGGCTTGGTGTGTATCGCTGTCATGTGCATAGAGAGTGAGTCGCGAGTCGTTCATTTTCCTGGCTTTTACCTCAAGTCCAGCCACGGCGGGGTCTCTCTAGTCCTATTTAGGTAGCTCCTATCGTCACGTCTTTCTCTATGCTTGAGCCTTTGCACTTGCACAACCCACGACGAAAAGATAGTCTCGCACATCCTTTACTATATTGCGACTCGTGGGTGTACACACGCCTTCGCAATTGGCCGCTCGCGAAGAAAACCGTTCCCTTGTTCTTGTCATGCACAAAGTCTTGCTCGCTACAACCCTTGCTTTTAGTTACCCTACAGTCCTACAGTCTACCGATGAATGACAACGTTTCTTTTCTACCACCACACGCAAAGACCCGTTCGTTCGTTCGTTCACCCACACTTGCATCTAACACTAACATAAACGCCGGCATCCAAAAAAAGCATCCCGTCCCCTTTCGCCAACACCAATCATGAGCTAAGCCGACGCCACCATTTGGAATTGTTTTTTCGTTCCAGGTCCGTCCCCTCACTCACTTGTAATCCTGCATGTGGCATCCTTTGCATGCATCGGTCTTGCCCTCCAAACCGCCCGATATTTCTCGCAACAAACACCCTTATAGCGGTTAACAAGTTTTACCCTTGCTGCGCGTCGTTGCTTAGTATTGCCCTGTCCCTGTCCCTCACAAACCTCCTCCGAAAGCGGCCATATTCTCGGCTTCAAACCCTGGCTAATACTCACTCACGCGCTTTAACAATAACATTCTATGCTTACCGTACAGTGGCGTGTTTCCAAATACTCTCGTGTTCATAATGAACAGGCTGCGGCCGAGATAATGGAACTCAATCTATCCGTGATCCCCGTATCGtggagagggagagggagagagAGCGACGCGGCTTTCTCTAGCCATCGATCGCCTCGAGCCGTTGAACGCTCGTGCGAAAGGACGTGCAACCCGGGTTTGGGCGGATGCGCGGATGCGCGGAGAGCATGGGGGATGGGGGGATGGAGGACGCGGGGAGGCAGGTCTGGCGTCGCGGTTTCTAACTAGGCCCCCCGGCTGCACGGTTGCTGTGTGTTCTGTTCGGCTGTGGTGGGATGTGCGAGTGAAGCGTTTTGGCTGCAAAATCGACATGTGGGTTGACGGGGCGGATAATTACTCATCCCATCGGTGAAAAAAAAAAGAAGACGGGATATAGGTTGTAACTTTTTGGGGTTTGGAATTACACAGACTACGGTATTGTTGTATACTTCCCGAGAGTTATGTCCATTCGACGCCACAATTGGTGGCAATAACAGCAGCTGCAAGATAAGTCGGCTGGTGCCGTTTTTATTTAGATATTTGAGTTGTTCGTTCAATCTATACGTGGCTGTTTTGCTATAGGCCAGGAATAAGTTTCCGatatcttgacttgactcAGTTCACGGAAGGATTTCTCGTATATCGTATAGCGAGATCTGCAAGTCAGAGTCACGAACAACTACTGAAGACCGACACTGACGACCGACACTGACAATTGCCGCAACATGCGCTATGCACTATCAGTAGTCTTTCCTTGCTATCAAAAGAAGCAAAGAACAGGGCTTCTGTAGGGGCGTTTGTGGCTTGAAGGGATATCTTATGGTTAGTCTAATATGAAACCACAAGTTCATGATCGGTAGACTAGGCACCCCTCTATTGCAGGACAGACATTACGGTAATGCGCAACATCAAAACCTGCATGGTAGGAACAGTACTTGTTAGTGACCAAAGCAAAAATGCCCTTTCATCTTATCCATCCATGTTGCTTTGATCTTGTTCCTTTTTTCTTCGGTTTAAGCGCCTCTTTCTGCACGAGAGAGAGAGACAGATTGTGGCTATGCTAATGTGCGCAATTAACCTTGCTTGACCACGTGCAAGATGTTTTTTTGGCTGGAAAGTGCAGAAAAAAGCAAAACACGGCGAGGCTTACGGCCGTCAGATTTGATTGTTACCGGTAGACCCTTGTCGCAATCGTTTGGTCATGTGCCTCTTACTTGACATGTCCGAGACCCAACTTCAGGTCTGTACATGACATGGCGCGATAATCTCACATACAATCTCGGAGGGAATTCCGGCGGTGCAAGAAAATTTGGCCAGAATGGTTTCCTTGGGCAGATTGTTCATTGTATTAGCAAATTGGTGCATGATAGTTTTACAAGCTTCACACACACACCGCATATATGACGGCCGAGACATGCGGTATACCGGCGCCTAGTAAAGCGTAACCTTGGGTCCGTCTCGTAAACGCAGCGACGGTGACTTGCCAGAAGCGGTAGCCAAACCCGCACTAGTGCTCAGCTGGGCATGAAGATCTTGCATGGGTGAAAGTCAGATTCGGTTGTTCAAAGCCAACTGGTTCCTGACGCCTTCGGTCGGCCGGTCTTTCGCCGGTACTATCAACGGAGGGTGCCGGTCCGGTGAATACATAGTTTGGACCCTGAAGCTATCTTGCAAGGGCTGTTCCATCGCTTACTTAGACGCGAGTCTGACGTCGCGTCTAACCTCGGGACGTCGGTGGACGCAGAGCGGAAACTGACACCACAAGCGGACGGCGGTGAAGGAAAAAGCTGCCAAGGCAAATGCCGACGTCTCTGGCACTATACATAACTAAGTATGCTGCGTAATGTGCTGATTTGCAACTAACCTGGCCCTACATGAAAGCATCAAATTAGAGTTTTTGAGCGTTGCAAATCCACCCGCCTGTATTCTTCCGACTGCAACCATGTCGTGGAGTTGGTGTCCGTGTGTCGATCTTTTTGGGGGGGCTTTTGGGGTCGCGTATCTGCATAGGGCAGGGACCTGCGTCTCCAACAACCTGCTCACCTCCAAATCTCTGCCCACGGGGGTTCGCCTAGCGATCATTGCTAATTTCATCACGGAACAAAGAGCCTGGATGGGGATTGAAACCGGTTGGACCCTGTTTCACATCGTATTCGATTTCATGCCCCTTCGCATCTCTCTCGCGGCAATGCCATGGCATGTACCGCGCCTCGATTCCGAAGGCCCAGGGTATGGTAAGGCGGACGTTAGGCAGCGACGATTCGCGTCCGTCGCCTTGGGAGACCCAAAAAAAAAGCCTGCAAGGACAGAGGATGCGGACAAGTCTCCGAGTTGCTGATCTCCGTCTTGCGTACCGGGATAAGGTTGCGGCGCTCGCTTTGCTTCGGCAACTTCAAACCTTCGGACACGGTGTGTAGATCAATATCTGTGTCATAACTGTCCCTTTTGGGATCATCGCTGATGTCGCAATGCGATGCAAGCTGACAATGTAACTCGTTGGACATCGCGACGCTTGATTTATCGATTGTCGATGCAGCCGCCGTCACGCAGGGCCACTGTACATACATGTTGGAAACGAAAGCGTCATCGACTCATCGAACCCGTCCTTGGCTCGTTTGCTTTTGGCTATGTTCGCGAATATACGAGCTGTAGAGATGCAATAGCAACCATGTTCAACATAGCGAAGACCCTCGGCCGTTGACCAACTACCCTGATCTTCTTCCTCGGATAATACTGTACTTACTGTAACGACTCACGGCCCTGAAAGTCATCGTGTATATGAAATCACGTCTGAGAACTGTTGGTGAGATCAGTGCGGGACGCCGCAGCCCTATGCACCCCACATGACCATGTTTTATTGACAGCTGCAGTCTGCACTGACCTTCGATAGCAATAGCGATATACAACATGTAGCGACGTCCTGACGCGCTCATGACCGAAACAGAGGGTAAATGCATCGACTTGGATATTACCACGGAAATGAGGCGTACGAACCATCGGAGTCGTCACCGCCAGCCAGACGACCTCATCAGCCCGCCATCTAGGCCGTGCATCCCCGCCCTTTGCCCTTTCCACCATGTATCGTGTGCAGTCACAACCTTGGCCACAAAAAAACAACATGAAAAACCTGTGCTGTGCCTTTGGTTTTACCCCCATCTTCGCCAATCGAACGTTTGGTCCCTCACCGATCAGACAGGCGTCGCATCGGCTAGAGGCACTTCCCGCAGGGTAGGCTGCAGCTGCAGCCGAGATTGTGGTGGTAGATGTTGGGCCCCACAACGGCACATTGCTTTGCAACATGCAAGATGCGCATAATCCACCTTTTCTAACCTTGGTCTCAGCCTAGATGCAAGTGTGTACCGTGTGTATTGACCTGCAGCACCAAAGGCCCTTTTGTCTCCGATATCTTATCTGTGACTGCCCGCGTGCATGACATCGCACCCAAGTAGGAGATATTTCTGGAACCTTTTTGGAGTAGCTTTTACCGTCCATGTTGGGGAGCGGCTGGGGCATGCGTCGCTTGGCATGGTATCCGTGGCGCCACGGCTGATCCCTATGTTGAAACGTATCTTGTTGTGTGCGGGTGGATGCGGTTGTCCAAGCCCGCAACGTGTTCTCTACGCGTCCTTTGGTGCATTTCCAATTTTGGATGCGGTTCCGATCCTCAACCGCGCCTCTACATCTGCGTCGTGTTCAGCCTTGGCATCTTTGACCTTCGCCATGGCTATTCGCTTGAAACACCGGATTCCAGTCACCATTTTCTTGCAGCTGTCGCAATAGAGGCCAAGGCAGCATCGAAATTCCTGCCGAACGGTCAAAGTTCGGTTCTTCCGGCAACGAGTCGGGCTTATTCCGAGGGCAAGACATGTACCACGTCTGGGTCGTGTCTATCAAACATGTCCTTGTCTATTGTTGCGTTATCTGATTTCCCAACCACTGGTCCAGGTGTTCGCTCATGTCCGCACCTCAAGTCCGCGAGCCCGGCATGCCCTTCTCGGACTGGGGATACAGGAGGCTGGCTTCATCATCGGTCCTTCAATGTCAGATCATGGCTGGTCGTCGGCTCCTTGACCCACAAGATACCTGTGTGTCAAATGCCAACAACTGTGCAGTCCCCACAGAGAGTGAGACGCCAAAATTGTGGGAACTGCAGAGGCGCGCGGCGTGTTTGTGGGGCTATCGTGATGACGGGCATTAGACGTTGACTCCACCAAGGCGCTCGCACCGAGTTCCAACGAGCTAGAGCAACAGGGACAACTGCTCGCCCGTGCCTAAGAATGGACCATGTGGACCGCCTGCGTGAACAGGGGGCTGAAGAGTCTATGAAGCGGTCAGCGACTTCATGTACCGGCAGAGAAAGTGGCACGGATTTAGCTGCCCAACGTACCGAAGGCCTCAACGGATCCGCTCTCGCTTTCGGCCCAATTGCCATGTCGCATACAGTGCTCTCGGACACTCGCGAACAAGGCACGGAAGACATTGTCAAGCTATCGAGAGCCACGAAACGCATGCTAGTAAAAGCCATCATGCCATGGAAAGCCATCAAACCTATGTATTGCTTGATTGACGCCCAACGCAACCGAGAAGACGGACGAAGATCACGACCCGGTTCATACCTCGGAGGCATAACTGCGATCAAGTCGTATTGTTGACTCATACTATGGCATGCAATATGTCTTGCAGCTGCGAGTTTGACGAAGATCCGGAGACGGTCCATTGCGACGCGCGTCGGAAGACATGACTGAGCTCAGGTGATGTTGTCATGTATGAATTCTGTTATCGCCATGGACATGATATTCAAGAACATCCGGTACCCGAACTTAGTCAGCACGTTGAGACTCAGTGAATAGGTAGAAATTCATCAATGCTAGTCAGCAACTCACGTGAAATCAACGACTCACCTAGGCTACCAACCACTAGCGATGCTTGCACGGGTGCGCAATAAAACAAAGGCAAAGTTATCGATACAGAAGACGATTTCTGAACAAGAGAGCGCTCTTGCTGTGGAAAGGTTTTGTTGTTCTCTTCAGCTTCACCATGCCACTTGCCCCGTCTCACCAGTCGTCACTACCCTAACACAATTACCTCGTTCCCTCAATGCTGTCAACTCTTCTTTTTACTCCTCTGGATCTTCTGCATCTGCCTAGAATATCAACCTAGCTTTTGCTTTGTTAGCCTCAACATGCACGATCCACGTCCAACATATGGCCGTGTACGGATGCAACGGCGCCATGTCCTCTTGTACAACAGTGACTCTAGAAGCCTTGACTGCCTATCGGCTTGCTCACAATCACCGTGCGACCATGAAGTTATGCGAAGAAAATATGAATCTTTCAGTAGATACACTGCACTACATCGATATCTGCACTTTATCAAGTGCCTGCAAGCGTATGCACAACGAGTCCCGCAAATAGGGATAGAATAATGTGAGAAAAGACGGAGAGAAAATGAGAATGAGGAAGTAGCAACCATGTACCGCTACACCTATGCACCTGCTCCTACACCTCATCCACAGCGTCCCCGTCACTCCACATACCTCGACCCTCTACCTTATCCTCACCACCTGACAGCGCGCTCATACGATACAACGTACATGCTCAGGCCCTACCATACCGAACCCCAACAACGCCAGAGCTCTCACTACAAAGCACCATATTCAACTCAAGCCACGTGTTACCGGCCTGTACAAACGCCGTCTTGGAGGCACGTAAGACCAGTACAGACGCAGCAACCACAGACAAAACAACAGTCCGAACGTGAACGCGAAACATCACTTCCCCCTCGCAAGAGCAGCCTCAAGAAAACGGCGGAACGACGCGTTCACTTTGACCTCCCACCTGCCGCGCTGCACCAAAGTGCCAGTCGAACGGCGCGCATAGCAGCTGAGGAGCGGGAGCAAGAGAAGGAACGAGTACGGCAAAAGGGGCGAGAACGAGAAAGAGAGTGTGATAGAGACAGAGATAGAATTTGGCAAAGGGATCAAGAACGGGAGCGAGACCGTCAAAGAGAAAGAGATACCTACAAAGAACCCCCATACCGCCCTCCGGTCCGTccaacaccaccacctcACTTCTCGTCATCACGCCGCTACGACGAAGAAATGTATAAACAAGACTACAGAAATGACTACACAACCACATCCTCCTACAACACCTACGAATACGACGCCCATCGTTCCCACCACTATACCGCCACCACCTCCTCCCAGCCCCTCTACCCCTCCCTCTCCACTCGTCCCCCTTTCCTGAACCAATCCCCCCTCCCCACCTACCCAACCGTCTATATAATAACCTACGGTACCTCTGTCCTGCCTAGC from Pyrenophora tritici-repentis strain M4 chromosome 1, whole genome shotgun sequence encodes the following:
- a CDS encoding C6 zinc finger domain containing protein codes for the protein MNPEHRPNGSIPNGYNHAISPSHANGQPYHAQAPPPVQQYGQPVTPYAQTPYMTDYGAAQQIRRKQVRATQACNHCRSRKQKCDEARPCQFCRENNFDCQYKDVPPPKQDRSMMQLQDSVNNISEVLSQFVDQFNNWKQGVESRLPPTRNHEMISNHASPEAAFSAQRDQNTSRWPTMPGRGQMGRANSQLKMESPVVPHSNVMSPMSAIKQESQYPPPQTPATPADSVRTEPSHPEPATKDPKEKDGLQGDHTTPAHKLLEEWAQMNIFYNGIPYLKRLLDNGQKVSDYPMQLEQDRGLLRVWGVGEGQDLNDGAQGPGSPESSNDSEATSPAPGKDGLWGYPNLDHCSPSEPSSTPREHPPQFHQSGLGPDGRPDFRRHVMFDLLKSYMESMHIFHPFMNEGKLKRMFREFSDQYSPEARTANVRSPATNGVHQLNPGIKRKRSASGLDGLPSPRVDIERSLRNAIVLLVMALGKVASYTDPLPAPQNDRSPYVHSEWGYIRNSPNPNGSFASEGAEDSRPRNIDILPGMAYYAYATDILGNQQGGNTTAHAQAMLLAGLYLSQYARVLESWSWINNACRIALVLIKADYTKLLRTNSDRRHTWSRKERYRLNLVMCVYWTALQLESDILAEMSTLPPSGISAHQSAIMYPEGVNETWPQDPDNFMQQEDAGAGPRNDLMMKLYSTQTFLRVILNVAHNALYGPSGRMSFDPTSVKEVAYHAETHVGVLENWRRLLSPELAWDDHEPPSTDLNIARVRAKYYGGLYMMLRPYLKLASHVLEFPPPPPGTTGASQHNSPSAYAHSATNRNVQMVELNEDQKKIIGVACKCIHSAIQSTIAFDRVGEEPGSTYNYFTPTRKKRLVVTNIFGTLHAQFGNMLVLASVYKSKLYPLLPADTWLTKATLSALFKRTISVISDVAPNSPILRMDLEILRNVQQQQGLE